The following are from one region of the Thiocapsa rosea genome:
- a CDS encoding ABC transporter permease, with the protein MKTWRITLRLLGQDWRSGELYLLASALILTVAAITAVGFFTDRVESAMARQGGELIAADLALESATPLSTEYREQAERMGLATAGIIEFRSVVTGDDGPQLVQVKAVDTAYPLRGKLSVRDASDAPVREVETGPPPGEVWVESRLLPLLGAALGDEVGLGESRPRMGAILSNEPDRGGALFALAPRVMLSQSDLAATGLITEASRAEHRLLVAGDAAAVERFKRAVKPVLPVNVDLIDGSTARPEFESAVDRASRFLHLATLVTLLVAGAAIALASRRFVERQTDAVAVMRCLGAPNHLLMRVFMMRLVLFGLIASLVGCLLGWLGQLGLMSLLSDWFAMDLPTPSLAPVVVGVATGLVALLGFALPPLFQLAQVSPLRALRRDLGAPRGSAILTVVGAASALALLIVWQADDFQLAWKLMAGVLGAVASLVITVLVLVWLAGGLAGRARGVWRLGLAALARRPSAAVLQISGLGLGILALLLLAVVRVDLLAAWQETLPEGAPNHFLINIQPQDVEPLGLFLREAGLGESAIYPMIRGRLVRINDRTVVPSDFENPRAEQLASREFNLSQGADLQSDNRIVAGAWWPDADAPPEFSVEEGIAETLGIALGDEIAFLVSGREVSAPVTSLREVQWDSFNVNFFVISSPALLGSEPATYITSFYLPEERETVVPALVKGFPSVTLLDVDALLTQVRQVVDRGVMAVEYVFLFTLAAGILVMYAGIQASLEERRLEHGILRTLGTGRRALLTSLAVEFTAAGILAGALASVFAQLTGWLLAEQLFGLTFSFNPTLWLIGVFGSGALIGIAGTLATYPLLIRPPLQTLRQAG; encoded by the coding sequence GTGAAGACCTGGCGCATCACCCTGCGACTGCTCGGTCAGGACTGGCGCAGCGGCGAACTCTATCTGCTCGCCTCGGCCCTGATCCTGACCGTTGCTGCCATCACGGCGGTGGGCTTCTTCACTGATCGTGTCGAAAGCGCCATGGCCCGTCAAGGCGGGGAGCTGATTGCGGCGGATCTCGCCCTGGAGTCGGCCACACCGCTGTCGACCGAATACCGTGAGCAGGCGGAGCGTATGGGACTCGCTACCGCCGGGATCATCGAGTTTCGCAGTGTCGTGACGGGCGATGACGGTCCGCAGCTCGTCCAGGTGAAGGCTGTCGATACCGCCTATCCGTTGCGCGGAAAATTAAGCGTCCGCGATGCCTCCGACGCGCCGGTTCGCGAGGTCGAGACGGGTCCGCCGCCCGGCGAGGTCTGGGTCGAGTCGCGGCTCTTGCCCTTGCTCGGTGCGGCGCTCGGCGACGAGGTCGGTCTCGGCGAATCGCGTCCGCGCATGGGCGCCATCCTGAGCAACGAGCCGGACCGCGGCGGTGCACTCTTCGCTCTGGCCCCGCGGGTCATGCTGAGCCAGTCGGACCTCGCGGCCACCGGCCTGATCACCGAGGCGAGCCGGGCCGAGCATCGCCTCTTGGTCGCCGGGGACGCTGCGGCCGTCGAGCGGTTCAAGCGGGCCGTCAAGCCGGTTCTGCCGGTCAACGTCGATCTGATCGACGGCAGCACCGCCCGGCCGGAGTTCGAGTCCGCGGTCGATCGCGCGTCGCGTTTCCTGCATCTCGCCACACTCGTCACCCTGCTGGTCGCCGGAGCGGCCATCGCGTTGGCCAGCCGTCGCTTCGTCGAGCGCCAGACCGACGCCGTCGCCGTGATGCGCTGTCTGGGGGCACCCAATCACCTGCTGATGCGGGTCTTCATGATGCGACTGGTGCTCTTCGGTCTGATCGCCAGCCTAGTCGGCTGTCTGCTCGGGTGGCTGGGACAGCTCGGGCTAATGAGCCTGCTGTCGGACTGGTTCGCGATGGATCTCCCGACGCCTTCCCTTGCACCGGTCGTCGTCGGCGTGGCAACGGGCCTGGTCGCGCTCTTGGGTTTTGCGCTCCCGCCCCTGTTCCAATTGGCGCAGGTCTCGCCCTTGCGTGCGCTGCGTCGCGACCTGGGTGCTCCGCGCGGCTCGGCCATCCTGACGGTGGTCGGTGCCGCGTCGGCCCTCGCCCTCCTGATCGTCTGGCAAGCGGATGATTTCCAGCTTGCTTGGAAGCTGATGGCCGGCGTCCTCGGCGCGGTGGCGAGCCTGGTCATCACGGTCCTCGTGCTGGTGTGGCTCGCAGGCGGACTCGCCGGGCGCGCCCGTGGGGTCTGGCGACTTGGGCTCGCGGCCTTGGCGCGACGACCCTCCGCAGCGGTCCTGCAGATCTCCGGCCTGGGGCTCGGGATCCTGGCCTTGCTGCTGCTCGCCGTGGTGCGCGTCGATCTGCTCGCGGCCTGGCAGGAGACGCTGCCCGAGGGCGCGCCGAACCACTTTCTGATCAACATCCAGCCACAGGATGTCGAGCCGCTGGGGCTGTTCCTGCGCGAGGCGGGGTTGGGCGAGTCGGCCATCTACCCGATGATCCGCGGCCGACTGGTGCGGATCAACGATCGCACGGTCGTTCCGTCCGACTTCGAGAATCCGCGGGCCGAACAGCTCGCTTCGCGCGAGTTCAACCTGAGTCAGGGCGCCGACCTTCAATCCGACAACCGCATCGTCGCCGGCGCCTGGTGGCCCGACGCGGATGCGCCCCCGGAGTTCTCGGTGGAGGAGGGCATCGCCGAGACGCTCGGCATCGCCTTGGGCGACGAGATCGCCTTCCTGGTGTCAGGGCGCGAGGTGAGTGCGCCCGTGACCAGCCTGCGCGAGGTCCAGTGGGACAGCTTCAACGTCAACTTCTTCGTCATCTCCTCGCCCGCGCTCCTCGGGTCCGAGCCTGCGACCTACATCACCAGCTTCTATCTGCCCGAGGAGCGCGAGACGGTGGTCCCGGCGCTGGTGAAGGGCTTCCCGAGCGTGACCCTGCTCGACGTCGACGCCTTGCTCACGCAGGTCCGTCAGGTCGTCGACCGCGGCGTGATGGCTGTGGAATATGTCTTCCTCTTCACGCTCGCGGCCGGGATCCTGGTCATGTACGCCGGCATCCAAGCCAGCCTGGAAGAGCGCCGACTCGAGCACGGCATCCTGCGCACACTGGGCACCGGGCGCCGGGCACTGCTGACCAGTCTGGCCGTGGAGTTCACCGCAGCC